The following DNA comes from Buttiauxella agrestis.
TGTAGCCATCTTCGTAAGCCTTCTCTCCGTATTTGGCGACCATATCCTGGCGCACTAATTCAGAAAGATACGGCGCAGAAAACGCGATTTCCGGGGCGTGATAATTCGCATCGATTGGCTGATTACGCGCTTCGTCATATTGCGCCTGGGTAATGTAGTTTTCGCTCAACATGCGCGAGAGCACCACATTACGGCGGGAAGTCGCTCTATCCATCGAGTAAAGCGGGTTAAATGTTGACGGCGCTTTTGGCAAGCCGGCAATCACCGCCATTTCACTGAGTGTCAGTTGATCAACGGACTTACCAAAATAGACTTGTGCTGCGGCACCCACGCCATAAGCGCGATAACCGAGATAAATCTTGTTGAGGTACAACTCGAGGATTTCGTCTTTGGTCAGTAGCTGTTCAATACGAATCGCAAGGAACACTTCCTTAATCTTACGCATCAGCGTGCGTTCAGGGCTTAAGAAGAAGTTACGAGCCAGCTGTTGCGTGATGGTACTTGCACCCTGCGAGGCATGGCCTGAAAACAGAGCCACACTGGCGGCGCGGAAAATCCCGACCGGATCAACGCCATGGTGTTCGTAGAAACGGCTGTCTTCGGTCGCAATGAACGCTTTCACCATCACAGGTGGAATTTGTTCGAGCGTTACCGGAATACGACGTTTCTCACCGTATTGAGCGATTAGCTCGCCATCAGCGCTATAAACCTGCATTGGAATCTGGAGTCGCACATCTTTAAGCGTGGCGACATCAGGCAATTGCGGCTCAATAAATTTGTAGAGCCCGAAGATCGAGCCTGCTCCCAGCAGAATGCAACATACTGCAAGGATTAATAAATACTTTACGAACTTCACCTTAAATTTCCCATTACGTTTCCATTGGGCAGTTTATAAACAACCGCGCGGTAGTATAAAGGCAAGCCAGTGGCATTGGTATGGCATTTTCCGTAACCGGCGATAAGGAGATCGTAAACATGGTGTTCACAACCTGGCAAATTGGCCTGGATATTCAACATGAAAGTATTCGTGCTGTGGCGGTACAGCGTCAACGGCAAGGATGGCAGCTTCGGCACTGGTGGCAATTTTCACTGCCCGAAGGCACCTTTCGTGATGGTTTGTTAATTAATACTGAAGCGCTGACTAACGTCTTGTCAGCGTGGCGAAAAGAATTACCGTTGCGTCATCAATTACGCGTCTCTTTTCCTACCCAGCGAACGTTGCAACGCCCGGTTCCAATCCCCGATAAACGCCTTAGCGAACCGGCAAGCGAAGCGTATATCGCCTCAGCAACTGCCCGCCAGTTACAAATGTCGCCAGCCCAATTGTGTTGGGATTATTTAGCGTCACAAGATGTTGCAGACGCGCATGTGATTGTTGCTGCTCGGCAGACAGATGCCGCGTTATTGCTAAAGAGCTTAGCGCAGTTACGGCTCTTCCCCGCAACATTAACCCCAGGAGCCAGTGCATTGCCGGCGCTCATTACGCCGTGCCATCTGGAGAAATGCCAATATCTTGTCCATCGTGAGCACAACCACTGGCTGTGGGCCTCGACAGAGGTGATGCCGCGTTGGGGGTGGGCCGATACGGATGCCGTCCCGACGATTTTAGATTTGTGTCAGCAACTCAACACCGAGCCACAGTTTGTCGCTTTGAGTCATTCTCAGCCTGAGCCACTCCCGCCTGGAGCAATGATTATGGATGCGTGGCAAGCGTTGTCACGTTTACAGCCTCCATTACCGCGCCATGGAGGGGCATTTACGGTAGCCATTGGGCTTGCCATCGGCGGGTTGTGCAGATGACGCCGCTCATTAACTTACTCCCCTGGCGTCAGAAGCAGCGTCAACAACGCGCTCAACGCTGGGGCGCATGGCTGGCGCTGATTTTAATCATTGTCCCGCTACTCGTCGCTTGCGTGAGGCAATTTTCAACCTGGGAA
Coding sequences within:
- the pilM gene encoding pilus assembly protein PilM; the protein is MVFTTWQIGLDIQHESIRAVAVQRQRQGWQLRHWWQFSLPEGTFRDGLLINTEALTNVLSAWRKELPLRHQLRVSFPTQRTLQRPVPIPDKRLSEPASEAYIASATARQLQMSPAQLCWDYLASQDVADAHVIVAARQTDAALLLKSLAQLRLFPATLTPGASALPALITPCHLEKCQYLVHREHNHWLWASTEVMPRWGWADTDAVPTILDLCQQLNTEPQFVALSHSQPEPLPPGAMIMDAWQALSRLQPPLPRHGGAFTVAIGLAIGGLCR